The genomic stretch ATTAATTAATCAATACACAATTTAGATATGAAATGCAGAAATGCATGCTTTTAGTGAAAAAAAATTATAAAAAATGAATAAAGGACATAAAAAAGTATAGGTAAATACTCACTTTAACTTGTTTGTATTAATGATATCCAAAAGACCCAAATCAAAAATCAGTCTACGAAGGTGCCTTTCTGAATAAGTAACCCCAAATTCGCTTTGAATCTCATTTTTAATATCCGAAATGGTTAACAAACCTTTAATTGTAATGTTAGTTTTTAAAACTTCTATTTGATATTCGGACAATTTGGAAATCCTTCCGGAACCCTCCTTTCTAAACAGACCGTCAAACCCATCATCATTCCAGTTTTTTAGCCATTTATAACCTGTCTGAGGAGTCTTACCCCTATGCTCAATTGCAGACTTGACCGTCTCATCACCATATAACTCTTCAATAAATGTTAATTTTTCATATAAATCCACAAATTTCTGCAAATCACGTTTTACCTTACGGATTTCAGTTATTGGAATATCCTTGTTAACATAGGCCTGCCTGCTCATAAGATAGTTTATTAAAAAAATACTATAAAAATTTTATGTCATCACCGAAAACATCAAATCCGCATTCAGGCAGCTGGCTTCCAGCATTAATCCATGATCTGCACATTGACAAGACATTTTCAATTCATAAGTTAATTAATACCAAACCGAACATGCACACGAATATTCCGATGATTTGTTTAATGGAGACGTTTTCCTTATATAAGAAAAATCCAACAACCAGCAAAACACATGCAAGACCGATGTTTGCAACGACACTTGCTGTGCTCACGCTCCATCCCGCACGGTATACAAACACATACCCAACTTCAAGGCCAACCAATACCAATGCAAGAACGATTGATGTCCAATTGACTTTAGACAATTCAAAAACAACATTTGATGGTTTTACCATGAAGACAAATATGATTGCAGTAATTATTGCCGATACGATATAGGTCACCATCAATGCACCGAAAGGATTTACATCATTCGGCATTGACTTCATGCAGATGTTATAGAATGTATTTGATAGAATTACCACAAGAATTGGCCAGATTAGATTCCACATGTTATCAAAAAAAATAAAAATTAGTGAAGTTGAACTTCACTATTTTGTTCCGTACACCCTGTCACCGGCATCTCCCAGACCAGGTAAAATATATGCATTTTTGTTAAGCTCACGGTCAACAGACGCACAGAATATTGTAACATCGGGATGCTCTTCCTCAATGCATTTGATACCTGCCGGGGCCGCTACGATACATAATAATTTTATTTTTGTCACTCCATCCTGCTTGAGTCTTGAGATGGTTGCTGATGCGCTTCCACCTGTTGCAAGCATAGGATCCACTACAAGGACTTCCCTCTTGTCGATTCCATCAGGCATCTTGTAGTAGTATTCTACCGGCTCAAATGTTTCCTCGTCACGGTAAAGTCCTATGTGGCCTATTTTAGCGTTTGGAATAATATTTAAGACACCATCAACCATACCCATCCCTGCTCTGAGAATTGGCACGATTGCATAATTGTCCTCGTTCAACATTCCAGTGTCAATTTTTTCCAATGGAGTTTCAACGGTTTTTTGTTCAAGTTTAGCATCCCACATAGCTTCATAAACAAGTATTGTTGAAATTTCTGTTACTAATTCTCTGAATTCTTTTGTTCCTGTGTTTTTATCTCTCAATATTGCGAGCTTATGAGTTATTAATGGATGATTCAATACATATTCATTCATGGTTTTCCTCCGGTACACATAGGTTCAATATTACACCAAT from uncultured Methanobrevibacter sp. encodes the following:
- a CDS encoding EamA family transporter — translated: MWNLIWPILVVILSNTFYNICMKSMPNDVNPFGALMVTYIVSAIITAIIFVFMVKPSNVVFELSKVNWTSIVLALVLVGLEVGYVFVYRAGWSVSTASVVANIGLACVLLVVGFFLYKENVSIKQIIGIFVCMFGLVLINL
- a CDS encoding helix-turn-helix domain-containing protein; the encoded protein is MSRQAYVNKDIPITEIRKVKRDLQKFVDLYEKLTFIEELYGDETVKSAIEHRGKTPQTGYKWLKNWNDDGFDGLFRKEGSGRISKLSEYQIEVLKTNITIKGLLTISDIKNEIQSEFGVTYSERHLRRLIFDLGLLDIINTNKLK
- the upp gene encoding uracil phosphoribosyltransferase, with translation MNEYVLNHPLITHKLAILRDKNTGTKEFRELVTEISTILVYEAMWDAKLEQKTVETPLEKIDTGMLNEDNYAIVPILRAGMGMVDGVLNIIPNAKIGHIGLYRDEETFEPVEYYYKMPDGIDKREVLVVDPMLATGGSASATISRLKQDGVTKIKLLCIVAAPAGIKCIEEEHPDVTIFCASVDRELNKNAYILPGLGDAGDRVYGTK